The Flavobacterium sp. HJ-32-4 genome contains a region encoding:
- a CDS encoding cytochrome c has translation MKSFFKIGMMLGLAATAVSCHDKQEPNYQYMPNMYESVAYETYSESKAFRGDGREGLVPPANTVKRGFEVYEFPNTPEGKTASMANLPKDTTAVDMEKAKALFDVYCGICHGEKGDGQGNLAKREKFAGVPSYKDRNITVGSVFHVETYGLNSMGSYANQLNQKERWMVAAYVMKLKSELK, from the coding sequence ATGAAAAGCTTTTTCAAGATAGGGATGATGCTCGGCCTCGCGGCAACAGCGGTTTCATGCCATGACAAACAAGAGCCGAACTACCAGTACATGCCCAACATGTATGAGTCGGTCGCATACGAGACATATTCAGAGTCCAAGGCATTCCGCGGAGACGGACGTGAAGGTTTGGTACCACCGGCCAACACCGTGAAGCGCGGTTTCGAAGTATACGAATTCCCAAATACACCGGAAGGTAAAACAGCCTCAATGGCCAATTTGCCAAAAGATACAACGGCGGTCGACATGGAGAAAGCAAAGGCACTCTTCGATGTGTACTGCGGTATTTGCCACGGTGAGAAAGGCGACGGACAAGGAAACCTGGCCAAGCGCGAGAAATTTGCGGGTGTACCGAGCTACAAGGACCGTAACATCACGGTGGGTAGCGTCTTCCACGTAGAAACCTACGGATTGAACTCGATGGGTTCCTATGCCAACCAGCTCAACCAAAAAGAGCGCTGGATGGTGGCGGCCTACGTCATGAAACTCAAAAGCGAACTTAAATAA
- the ruvB gene encoding Holliday junction branch migration DNA helicase RuvB, translating to MNPNLDPSKNPEEFDIERKLRPLSFDDFAGQDQVLENLKVFVGAANLRREALDHTLFHGPPGLGKTTLANILANELGVGIKITSGPVLDKPGDLAGLLTNLEERDVLFIDEIHRLSPVVEEYLYSAMEDFRIDIMIESGPNARSVQITLNPFTLVGATTRSGLLTAPMRARFGIQSRLQYYTTELLTTIVERSASILNVGITMEAAIEIAGRSRGTPRIANALLRRVRDFAQMKGNGSIDIEIARYALKALHVDAHGLDEMDNKILLTIIEKFKGGPVGLSTLATAVSENGETIEEVYEPFLIQEGFITRTPRGREVTEKAYRHLGKIRTDYQGGLF from the coding sequence ATGAATCCGAATCTCGATCCGTCCAAGAACCCAGAAGAGTTCGACATCGAACGCAAGCTACGGCCCCTGTCATTTGACGATTTCGCCGGCCAGGATCAGGTGCTCGAGAACCTGAAGGTATTCGTCGGCGCGGCAAACCTACGACGCGAAGCCCTTGACCATACGCTTTTTCACGGTCCTCCTGGTTTAGGAAAGACAACACTGGCCAATATCCTCGCCAACGAACTGGGTGTCGGCATAAAGATCACCTCAGGGCCCGTACTCGACAAACCGGGTGACCTGGCAGGTCTCCTCACCAATCTCGAAGAACGCGATGTGCTGTTCATTGATGAGATCCACCGGTTGAGCCCGGTCGTGGAAGAGTACCTCTATTCGGCCATGGAGGATTTCAGGATCGACATCATGATCGAATCGGGTCCGAATGCACGGTCGGTGCAGATTACACTCAATCCGTTTACGCTGGTCGGTGCCACCACCCGTTCGGGCTTGTTGACGGCTCCGATGCGGGCACGTTTCGGTATCCAAAGCCGACTGCAATACTACACAACCGAACTTTTGACGACCATCGTCGAGCGTTCCGCCAGCATCCTGAATGTGGGTATCACCATGGAAGCCGCTATCGAAATCGCGGGTAGGAGTCGGGGTACACCGCGTATCGCCAACGCACTCCTTCGTCGCGTGCGCGATTTCGCCCAGATGAAAGGAAACGGCAGCATCGACATCGAGATCGCCCGGTATGCGTTGAAGGCACTGCATGTCGATGCACACGGCTTGGATGAGATGGACAACAAAATCCTCTTGACCATCATCGAGAAGTTCAAAGGAGGCCCTGTCGGTCTGTCGACGCTCGCCACGGCCGTATCCGAGAACGGAGAAACGATCGAAGAGGTGTACGAGCCGTTCCTCATCCAGGAGGGTTTCATCACCCGCACGCCAAGAGGACGTGAAGTGACGGAGAAAGCCTACCGACACTTGGGTAAAATCCGGACAGATTATCAGGGCGGACTATTTTAA
- a CDS encoding cbb3-type cytochrome c oxidase subunit I, giving the protein MSALAHTHEHDHAHDHAHDHGHEHEHHHKDTFITKYIFSIDHKMIAKQYLITGIVMGIIGVGMSLLFRMQLAWPEESFGAFKFFLGERLAPGGVMRNDIYLALVTIHGTIMVFFVLTAGLSGTFSNLLIPLQVGARDMASGFLNMISYWLFFLSSVVMVCSLFVESGPASAGWTIYPPLSALPQAIPGSGMGMTLWLVSMAIFIASSLMGSLNYIVTVINLRTKGMSMTRLPLTVWAFFITAVIGVISFPVLLSAALMLIMDRSFGTSFFLSDIYIAGEVLHNQGGSPVLFEHLFWFLGHPEVYIVLLPALGITSEVIATNSRKPIFGYRAMIASILAIAFLSTIVWGHHMFISGMNPFLGSVFTFTTLLIAIPSAVKAFNYITTLWKGNLQLNPAMLFSIGLVSTFITGGLTGIILGDSTLDINVHDTYFVVAHFHLVMGISALYGMFAGIYHWYPKLFGRMLDKTMGYIHFWVTAICAYGVFFPMHFIGLAGLPRRYYTNSNFPLFDDLQNVNVVITSFALIGGAFQLVFLFNFFYSMFYGKRTPQNPWRSNTLEWTAPVEHIHGNWPGELPEVHRWAYDYSKPGHDEDFVPQNVPMKPGEEHLAH; this is encoded by the coding sequence ATGTCAGCATTAGCTCACACCCACGAACACGACCATGCACATGACCATGCACACGACCACGGGCATGAGCATGAACATCACCACAAGGATACGTTCATAACGAAGTACATTTTCAGCATTGACCACAAGATGATCGCCAAACAATACCTCATTACAGGTATTGTCATGGGTATCATCGGTGTAGGTATGTCGCTTCTCTTCAGGATGCAATTGGCGTGGCCGGAAGAATCTTTCGGTGCGTTCAAATTCTTCCTTGGAGAAAGGCTGGCACCTGGAGGTGTAATGCGTAATGACATCTATCTCGCATTGGTGACCATCCACGGTACGATCATGGTATTCTTCGTACTGACGGCAGGCCTCAGCGGAACTTTCTCCAACCTGCTTATTCCACTGCAGGTAGGGGCCCGTGATATGGCGTCCGGCTTCCTTAACATGATTTCGTACTGGCTCTTCTTCCTGTCGAGCGTGGTAATGGTCTGCTCACTTTTCGTTGAGTCAGGACCCGCCTCCGCAGGTTGGACGATCTATCCACCATTGAGCGCGCTGCCACAGGCGATCCCGGGTTCAGGAATGGGTATGACCCTTTGGTTGGTGTCGATGGCGATCTTTATCGCGTCGTCACTGATGGGATCACTGAACTACATCGTGACGGTCATCAACCTCCGTACAAAAGGAATGTCAATGACACGCCTTCCGCTTACCGTATGGGCGTTCTTCATCACGGCGGTAATTGGTGTTATCTCATTCCCGGTACTGTTGTCAGCAGCGTTGATGCTCATCATGGACCGTAGTTTTGGCACCTCATTCTTCCTCTCCGATATCTACATCGCGGGTGAAGTATTGCACAACCAGGGCGGTTCACCGGTATTGTTCGAACACCTTTTCTGGTTCCTCGGACACCCGGAAGTATACATCGTACTCTTGCCGGCACTCGGTATAACATCTGAGGTAATCGCGACGAACTCACGTAAGCCGATCTTCGGATACCGTGCGATGATCGCCTCTATCCTGGCCATCGCATTCCTGTCAACCATCGTATGGGGTCACCACATGTTCATCTCAGGTATGAACCCGTTCCTTGGTTCGGTCTTTACCTTCACCACGCTGTTGATCGCGATCCCGTCTGCGGTAAAAGCCTTCAACTACATCACCACACTTTGGAAAGGAAATCTGCAGTTGAACCCCGCGATGTTGTTCTCTATCGGACTCGTTTCGACGTTCATCACAGGTGGTCTTACCGGTATCATCCTTGGCGACAGTACGCTTGACATCAACGTACACGACACCTACTTCGTTGTAGCCCACTTCCACTTGGTAATGGGTATCTCAGCCTTGTACGGAATGTTCGCCGGAATCTACCACTGGTATCCAAAATTGTTCGGCCGTATGTTGGACAAAACGATGGGGTATATCCACTTCTGGGTAACAGCGATTTGTGCGTATGGGGTATTCTTCCCAATGCACTTTATCGGACTCGCGGGTCTGCCACGTCGTTACTATACCAACTCGAACTTCCCACTGTTCGATGACCTTCAGAACGTAAACGTGGTAATCACCTCGTTTGCCCTGATCGGAGGCGCCTTCCAGTTGGTATTCCTGTTCAACTTCTTCTATAGCATGTTCTACGGCAAGCGTACGCCTCAGAACCCATGGCGTTCGAACACGCTCGAATGGACCGCGCCGGTGGAACACATCCACGGTAACTGGCCAGGCGAACTTCCGGAAGTACACCGTTGGGCGTATGACTACAGTAAGCCAGGGCACGATGAAGACTTCGTTCCGCAGAACGTACCCATGAAACCAGGCGAGGAACACCTCGCACACTAA
- a CDS encoding cytochrome c oxidase subunit II, whose amino-acid sequence MNSLLVIVVLVLLAIALWQLTKIFDLTHVSAGKEKDDSQVANDKDNNIQGYLMFGFLAFIYIFTIYSMYAWGGLVLGKSASAHGPEIDRLMGISLVLIFIVQAVTQVLLHYFAFKYRGNKDRKALFFADNSKLEFVWSVIPAVVLAGLIIYGLYAWRNIMFVDEEEEEVIVVELYAKQFQWEARYSGNDNKLGKANVRLIEGVNTLGVDMTDPNAQDDKVVSELHLPKGKKILFKMRSQDVLHSAYMPHFRAQMNCVPGMVTQFAFTPTMTTQEMREDGAIMKKVAHINEIRSKKSMQLQAEGKSPLDPYTFDYLLLCNKICGASHYNMQMKIVVESEADFRKWLDGQKTVAQAVKEDKEKAAAEAAPAPSEAPSTPADSTAKPAPVEKKATVTAQLIRKK is encoded by the coding sequence ATGAATAGTTTGTTGGTGATTGTTGTTTTAGTCCTTTTGGCGATTGCCCTGTGGCAACTGACCAAGATTTTCGACCTCACGCATGTCAGCGCCGGGAAGGAAAAGGACGACTCCCAGGTGGCAAACGACAAGGACAATAACATCCAGGGCTACCTGATGTTTGGCTTCCTGGCGTTCATTTACATCTTTACGATCTATTCGATGTATGCATGGGGTGGACTTGTATTGGGCAAGTCGGCATCTGCACACGGTCCGGAGATCGATCGTCTGATGGGAATCTCGCTTGTATTGATTTTTATCGTACAGGCCGTAACCCAGGTGTTGCTCCACTACTTCGCGTTCAAGTACCGCGGTAATAAAGATCGAAAGGCCCTGTTCTTCGCGGACAACAGCAAGCTTGAGTTTGTTTGGTCGGTTATCCCCGCAGTCGTGCTGGCTGGTTTGATCATCTACGGTCTATATGCATGGCGTAATATCATGTTTGTGGATGAGGAAGAGGAAGAAGTCATTGTTGTAGAGTTATACGCAAAGCAGTTCCAGTGGGAAGCGCGTTACTCGGGTAACGATAACAAACTCGGTAAAGCGAACGTACGCCTTATCGAAGGTGTGAACACCCTGGGTGTCGATATGACCGATCCGAATGCGCAGGATGACAAAGTAGTATCCGAACTGCACCTTCCGAAAGGCAAAAAGATCCTGTTCAAGATGCGTTCGCAGGACGTATTGCACTCGGCCTACATGCCGCACTTCCGCGCGCAGATGAACTGTGTGCCGGGTATGGTGACGCAGTTCGCCTTCACCCCGACGATGACCACGCAAGAGATGCGCGAAGACGGTGCCATCATGAAGAAAGTGGCGCATATCAATGAAATCCGCAGCAAGAAGAGCATGCAATTGCAGGCAGAAGGAAAGTCGCCGCTTGATCCGTATACGTTCGATTACCTCTTGCTGTGTAATAAAATTTGTGGAGCTTCCCACTACAACATGCAGATGAAAATCGTGGTTGAGAGCGAGGCTGACTTCCGCAAATGGCTTGACGGACAGAAAACAGTTGCACAGGCCGTAAAAGAAGACAAAGAAAAAGCAGCGGCTGAAGCAGCACCTGCCCCATCTGAAGCGCCTTCTACACCTGCCGACTCGACAGCCAAACCGGCTCCAGTCGAGAAGAAGGCGACTGTCACTGCCCAACTTATCAGAAAAAAATAA
- the nrfD gene encoding NrfD/PsrC family molybdoenzyme membrane anchor subunit, producing MSSHYEAPIRKPLVLGDKTYHDVTVDVAAPVEGRANKQWWTVFTIALVAFLWGIGCITYTISTGIGTWGLNKTVGWAWDITNFVWWVGIGHAGTLISAVLLLFRQKWRMAINRSAEAMTIFSVVQAGLFPIIHMGRPWLAYWVLPIPNQFGSLWVNFNSPLLWDVFAISTYLSVSLVFWWTGLLPDFAMLRDRAITPFTKRIYSILSFGWSGRAKDWQRFEEVSLVLAGLATPLVLSVHTIVSFDFATSVIPGWHTTIFPPYFVAGAVFSGFAMVNTLLIIMRKVSNLEAYITIQHIELMNIIIMITGSIVGVAYITELFIAWYSGVEYEQYAFLNRATGPYWWSYWAMMTCNVFSPQFMWFKKLRTSIMFSFIISIVVNIGMWFERFVIIVTSLHRDYLASSWTMFSPTFVDIGIFIGTIGFFFVLFLLYARTFPVIAQAEVKTILKSSGDNYKRIREANNDSHHE from the coding sequence ATGTCGTCGCACTACGAAGCACCCATTAGAAAACCGCTGGTCTTAGGTGATAAAACCTACCACGATGTGACCGTCGATGTCGCCGCTCCCGTCGAGGGCCGCGCCAATAAGCAGTGGTGGACTGTCTTCACCATAGCCCTGGTAGCCTTCCTCTGGGGAATTGGATGTATCACCTACACGATCTCGACCGGTATCGGTACATGGGGATTGAACAAAACCGTCGGTTGGGCATGGGATATCACCAACTTCGTTTGGTGGGTAGGTATCGGTCACGCCGGAACCCTCATCTCTGCCGTATTGCTTCTTTTCCGTCAGAAGTGGCGGATGGCGATCAACCGTTCGGCAGAGGCGATGACCATCTTCTCGGTAGTTCAGGCCGGTTTGTTCCCGATCATCCACATGGGTCGCCCGTGGCTCGCTTACTGGGTACTTCCGATCCCGAACCAGTTCGGTTCCCTGTGGGTAAACTTTAACTCACCGCTTTTGTGGGACGTATTTGCGATTTCGACCTACCTTTCGGTATCACTGGTATTCTGGTGGACGGGTCTCCTCCCGGATTTCGCCATGCTACGCGACCGCGCTATCACGCCGTTCACAAAACGTATCTACAGCATACTCTCATTTGGTTGGTCAGGTCGCGCCAAAGACTGGCAACGCTTCGAAGAAGTGTCGTTGGTTCTGGCCGGACTCGCAACGCCACTCGTACTTTCCGTACACACGATTGTATCCTTTGACTTCGCCACCTCCGTTATTCCGGGATGGCACACCACCATCTTCCCTCCGTACTTCGTTGCAGGTGCGGTATTCTCCGGATTCGCGATGGTAAACACCCTCCTCATCATCATGAGGAAAGTATCGAACCTCGAAGCCTATATCACCATCCAGCATATCGAATTGATGAACATCATCATCATGATCACCGGATCGATCGTAGGTGTTGCCTACATCACCGAGTTGTTCATCGCATGGTATTCAGGAGTGGAGTATGAGCAGTACGCGTTCCTCAACCGTGCGACCGGACCTTACTGGTGGTCGTACTGGGCGATGATGACATGTAACGTGTTCTCGCCACAGTTCATGTGGTTCAAGAAACTTCGTACGTCCATCATGTTCTCGTTCATCATCTCGATTGTCGTAAACATCGGTATGTGGTTCGAACGTTTCGTAATCATCGTAACGTCGCTTCACCGCGATTACCTCGCATCATCATGGACGATGTTCTCTCCAACTTTCGTCGACATCGGTATCTTCATCGGAACGATCGGGTTCTTCTTCGTATTGTTCCTGTTGTATGCCCGTACGTTCCCGGTTATTGCACAGGCGGAGGTGAAGACCATCCTGAAGTCGTCTGGTGACAACTATAAAAGAATAAGAGAAGCTAATAACGATTCGCATCATGAATAG
- a CDS encoding quinol:cytochrome C oxidoreductase — MYTFSSKLKTLAFVLMVLGALGIGYGFLTAPKSIEDVEKILSEEEAHHGGGHGGGHEVTPASTVNGLMPAEEAHEGHEASAAPAHESAPAETKAEATAPEVAEGTATVTEAKADSVAPAAEHAAVAETAHAEEPAHAEAHGHEVSAADAEKEHHEHLEHVLHQLQNKPWAALYVGCIFMMLISLGVLAFYGIQQVAQAGWSPVLFRVMEGITAYLPVGSIIFFVLLILAAMGKHHLFIWLQDGITDPKSPNYDEMIAGKSGYLNATFWLIRAAIFLAGWNAYRWLSRRNGLAQDEANDDSNYKRNFKLSAGFLVFFIVSESIMAWDWIMSVDPHWFSTLFGWYVFASFFVSGITMIAMVTFILKSQGYLPFVNNSHIHDLAKFMFGISVFWTYLWFSQFMLIWYSNIPEEVTYFKVRIEHFGITFWGAFALNFILPILILINSDFKRLTWIVVMAGIIILFGHYVDFYNMIMPATVGDRWFMGAGEIGALAFFAGLFIFVVFTALTKAPLLAKRNPFIEESKHFHY; from the coding sequence ATGTATACATTTTCAAGCAAATTGAAAACCCTCGCTTTCGTACTGATGGTGCTTGGTGCACTTGGTATCGGATACGGTTTTTTGACTGCTCCCAAGAGCATCGAGGACGTAGAGAAAATACTGTCTGAAGAAGAGGCACACCACGGAGGTGGACATGGCGGCGGGCATGAAGTGACGCCTGCCAGTACCGTAAACGGACTTATGCCGGCTGAGGAAGCACATGAAGGCCATGAAGCAAGTGCGGCACCTGCCCATGAAAGCGCTCCGGCGGAAACAAAAGCAGAAGCAACAGCTCCGGAAGTAGCAGAAGGAACCGCTACCGTTACAGAAGCAAAAGCAGATTCTGTTGCACCTGCGGCCGAGCATGCGGCAGTAGCCGAAACAGCACACGCTGAGGAGCCTGCTCACGCGGAAGCGCACGGACATGAGGTATCGGCTGCGGATGCGGAAAAAGAACACCACGAGCACCTCGAGCATGTATTGCACCAATTGCAGAACAAGCCTTGGGCGGCCCTCTATGTGGGTTGTATCTTCATGATGCTGATCTCACTGGGCGTTCTCGCGTTCTACGGTATACAACAAGTGGCGCAGGCAGGATGGTCTCCTGTTTTGTTCCGCGTGATGGAAGGTATCACGGCCTATTTGCCGGTGGGTTCTATTATTTTCTTCGTATTGCTGATCTTGGCAGCCATGGGTAAACACCATTTGTTTATTTGGTTGCAGGATGGTATCACCGATCCGAAGAGCCCGAACTATGACGAGATGATTGCCGGTAAGTCGGGCTACCTGAACGCAACGTTCTGGTTGATTCGTGCCGCTATTTTCCTTGCAGGGTGGAACGCCTATCGTTGGCTGTCCCGTCGCAACGGGTTGGCGCAGGACGAGGCAAACGATGACAGCAACTACAAGCGCAATTTCAAATTGTCGGCTGGATTCCTGGTATTCTTTATTGTATCAGAATCCATCATGGCGTGGGACTGGATCATGTCGGTTGATCCGCACTGGTTCAGTACACTCTTCGGATGGTATGTGTTCGCGAGTTTCTTCGTAAGCGGTATCACCATGATTGCGATGGTGACGTTCATCCTGAAATCACAAGGCTATCTGCCATTCGTGAACAACAGCCACATCCATGACTTGGCCAAGTTCATGTTTGGTATCAGCGTATTCTGGACCTACCTTTGGTTCTCTCAGTTCATGCTGATCTGGTATTCCAACATTCCAGAAGAGGTAACGTATTTCAAAGTGCGTATCGAACACTTCGGTATCACCTTCTGGGGTGCGTTCGCGCTGAACTTCATCCTTCCGATCCTCATCCTCATCAACAGCGATTTCAAACGTCTTACGTGGATTGTCGTGATGGCGGGTATCATCATCCTGTTCGGTCACTACGTAGACTTCTACAACATGATCATGCCGGCTACGGTAGGCGATCGTTGGTTCATGGGCGCAGGCGAAATCGGGGCGTTGGCCTTCTTCGCCGGACTCTTCATCTTTGTGGTGTTCACCGCATTGACGAAGGCACCACTGCTCGCAAAACGGAATCCGTTTATTGAGGAAAGTAAACATTTTCATTATTAA
- a CDS encoding DUF3341 domain-containing protein has translation MNSTKVIHAIYNDDDVLMDAVKKTRAAHHHIEEVYTPFPVHGLDKALGLPHTRLAICAFIYGLCGLSFATWMMWNIMISDWPQNIGGKPSFAYYQNMPAFVPVMFEMTVFFAAHLMVITFYMRSRLWPFKQAENPDVRTTDDHFLMEVPVHDNEDALVSFFLNTGAVEVKVIEKH, from the coding sequence ATGAATAGTACCAAAGTCATTCACGCCATTTACAACGATGACGATGTGTTGATGGACGCCGTCAAGAAGACGCGCGCTGCCCATCACCATATTGAAGAAGTGTATACGCCGTTTCCGGTTCACGGACTTGACAAGGCGTTGGGACTTCCACATACCCGTCTGGCGATTTGTGCCTTCATCTACGGACTTTGCGGATTGTCATTCGCAACCTGGATGATGTGGAACATCATGATCAGCGATTGGCCTCAGAACATTGGAGGTAAACCAAGTTTTGCCTACTACCAGAACATGCCAGCTTTCGTGCCGGTTATGTTTGAGATGACGGTATTTTTTGCCGCGCACTTAATGGTAATCACGTTTTACATGAGAAGCCGCCTTTGGCCTTTCAAACAGGCGGAGAACCCGGATGTTCGTACCACGGATGACCACTTCCTGATGGAGGTGCCGGTGCACGACAACGAGGATGCGTTGGTTTCGTTCTTCCTGAACACAGGCGCGGTTGAAGTTAAAGTAATCGAAAAGCACTAA